attctaagtttgtaaagtgagtaaaacttcattcaaattaaatcACGAGGATAGTTGGAGGTGCTTGTCGCGTTTTACAAACATCTCAGAGAAATTccagcttggcctgtttctCTCATTTAAATACTGatcttacatagtttcattatctttgcactcaatcctgtattaaaagagtaCAATAGTGAGGgcagagcaccattgcagttaattttggactttcaattctgttccaaaacattgagctAACATGGATCCCAGAACCaaatcaaacacatttttgtaaatgtttgtgttTTAAAGGTCAATTCCAAtgcttaagttactcttcaggcatcattatctgcaatcacagcaacaccagattcaaacttggtattttcaaatagaaataaagaaagtggctcaacaactggctTTTAAAACATTCGAAGTACGTTAAAGGTTGCCTAgagggtagctaaagccgaATATGACATGTAtaatcagagaatattatgtaaatgcgtttggtttggatctgcGGCCCAGGtaaacttattgttttggcaaggaattaaatcaaatttctaTGGTGcgctgatctcacttttgttctcttctagATACAGAGCCCCACTCAATacattcctatctaatcacATAGTCACACATAGACATTAAAAGTatgttaaagggtgcctgaagggtaactAAAGCCAGAATGACATGTAGAATCAGAGAATGTAAtgtaaatgtgtttggtttggatctggggcccagttaaacttattgttttgtaAAGGAATTAAATTAAATTCCTATGGTGTgctgatctcacttttgttctcttctagATAGAGAGCCCCACTCAATACATTCCTGTCTAatcaaaaaacgagacgcatgtaTGGCAAGGGTGAAAAAGTCCGTGATCTTCTTaggatgaatcatggtgttgaggatggcagtgatgattccataatgcaatgctccaaattgataatcacgcaactaaagtaccaaactcggactcggaaagtccgtttgacagTGTAGTGTTATGTAGCGACAGCTGACAGGACAAAACTTATGGAGAAGGTGGTGGGTAAGACGAATCCAAAGCAACCTCGTTTGGTCGGGTGAGACGGGACTTTTTTAAATGGCCAAATGGcgatgtttttgaaacatgtCTCAATAGCTTTATTTCTCGGCCTCTATTCCAACAAAGGTTGAGCATGTATGCCTCCCGAAGTTGGTTAATAACACATGGTTCGGAGCTAAGGTTTTAATCAACCGAGGTGGCTGATGAAAAGAATGATGATAAAGTGACCCACTTGATTACGGCTGGGCCAATCTATGAACTGTTATAGTTTACTTGGAATTCCAACGGGCTTCCCGCTATAACGTTTAACATTTCTTAGAATCTAAACACAAAGTATCTACTTCAGGGTTGTCTGGTTAATTTAATTTCAAGagattaaaaatgaatggccaaTCTTAACGATTTTCAATTGCATGAGAAAATACCATACTACTGTTCCTCATGAAGTTTTGGGACAATGCGATCATGAACTATGAACAGAATCATAGCCATGGATATTATGCAGTCGAACAAGTAAAATGTGTTCTTAACTTTTAAATATATCTTTAGTAGGATTaggatttttttgtattaagGCAATGCCGCAGGTATTTTTtgtgcagtttttttttaattcataGTAACCGGTGGGGCTGGTAGCCCACATAGAAGACGcatgttggttgaacccaaagCTCAACCTGTATTACTAATCCGTGCATCCCATTTGCATTTCGTATTATAGAATATTTACATGTTACATGTGTCGTGTATCCTGGTTACCCACAAAGCATTCTCGTCGTCCCACAAAACATCTGGGATATTTGGAGCTATCAACACCTCTTTATCCACTTGGCCATTATCGTCCGTGGAGAGGTCCTTCAAACAAAAGACAATCGGCTGATCAGCATTTAACCGGATACATCAATGTGTTCACTTGTCCCTCCTCTTTCTGAAGCTTTGCTTTATAAAAATGTGTGTTGCTTCAATTAATGTCTAAGTGTCGATTTTTGGGAGATGGTGTGAGGGCCAATAAGGTTGGTTTATCATACTTTTCTCATTCATGTTCCTTTCCAAAAAGagaaatttgcaaaagagTTGTCTTACGTAGTACATGCTTACGAGTCACATACCCGTTTCATGCAATCGAAAGGCGAACATAATTATGATAATGGTTGGAGGAATTAAGCTATAGAACCCTTTTCCACCATGTTAAGAAAATATCGCCAGTTTTCCAGAGCTTCGTAAGTCCAAGAGCGAACACCGACGAACAAAGAATCTCACCTCCGAATTCAGAATTAAGGCTTTTTTCCATTGAGGTTCAGCAATTTCTCGCTCGCTTGGCACGGGCCAATACTACTCGTAGTCTTGAAATTCCACTGAGAAATTGCTCTTCTCACAAGCAAAACAAAGGCAGAACGATAAGTACTAGGTCGAAACTATCATTTGATGTTTGACCCCCCATTGGTTAATCCAAACAAATCGTCTTCGTTCTAAATAGTGAAGGTGCCTGAGTaaagcatttttcaacttCCTTCGGAGAATTTCAGTCCATCTCAGAAGGTTAAGCCGAGACTCACTTCAATGCCAcaaaattttagttttgagCATATTGCTATTATCTTAGAATGTCAAACCCTTGGGTAACAAGAAATTTTTTTACCGCATGTTggtaaatttcaaattctgcttgaacgaaaatatttttacgTGTTTGATTATTCAAAGGCTAAAGGCAAATATACTGGTTTATGTAGAGTaattccttatttaggttatcaTGGTTTATGCCATGCTTATGCACCATACTCTCTCGTTCCTCATACATGCTCTCTGCATAAACAGTTTGTAttagagcttcaaccagagtacatcgtctgtctgttctccgCGCGTTCATGACATAACAGTTTAATAATCTGCAAGAAATGATAGAATGAGACATTTTCATTGAGttttcaaatgtaatcaaaCAATTTCCAGTTGTTCTTTGCAAATATTTACAATCATATTCCGCCGATGCCTTCTGAAGTCTTAAACCGATTTCATGCAACCTCTGCACATGGATATGGACGCCCTGGATCACTTTTCCCAGTGTAGAAAATAATATGACCTTGTTGGAGCACTTCATACCCTAGGCTGCTAGGCTTCTGGCCTTCTTTCTATGCCTTatccttttttcaaagatgtcCGTGCTCGCTCTCCGTCATTTCGATCCAAGCGGAATCTTTGGCTGCCCATGTTGGAACAAGATACGTAGGTTCTGCAGACCCGTTTCACCCCACGAAGCAAGCTAGTCCTTTGAAGAACAAGCCTGTACGGAATCAATGGGCAGAGGCCATCGACGCTCTTCGCTTTTTCTCGGGGGGCAAAAGCAAACCTGAGCCTCGCCACCCACCTATAATTAGAGGGAGAAGAAAGCTCGACAAACTGTCCCTTGGCGACTTGGCACCTTGCCGATTGTGTCGACGAGggatttttcatttgttggaaaaagaagaaatggaatcaaagTGTGTCTAATAAGAGGGTTCATCGTGTTCCAAAATGTCCACCCTGACCTCTGGAAGGCCTAGGCAACCCGCTTACCGACGTTCCAACACTAGCTATGCCCTTCTCACCGGAGCCAGCGGGTTAGACAGTGGTCTGGGTAACCATGACTTTGGGAATCGATATCCTTCTTCGGCATCATCGTCCAATGTCGTCGCAAGCAATCCAAGAGCATCAGGGAACTATGACTACTTGGGCAATTCTGGTGGGTTGGAACGCTCTACTTCCAATGCATCCATACCACCATGGAGCGACGCAGACATGTGCTACAAACCTAGGCAGCCCAAATACTCCTACTTTGTGGGCAAATATCCTTCGGATGCTAAAACCAGATACAGCACCTATCAACCACCCGCTTCCCAATACGGAGATTGGTACGCTGGAAAGAATGACTACACGCCATCTACGACGTCTAGCCATGTTCCAACTTCCTCGTCCACCTCGCTCTACCCAGAGAATAGGGATTACGGATTGGATTCCATGACCAACAGCTATCGGCATCCTTCAGCTTCAGCTTCGGCATACTCTTCAGCAATTAAGAAAAGCAAGAGCTACTCGTTTATCGATAAACTTCAAAAGCAACCTCACCACAGATCCCAGGTAAGCACCAGTTGACTCAAATTGAGAAATAAAATGCATTCTGAACTTCTCTTAATTGGATTACAGCTATATAACCCGGATGATACTCCATCATACGGGCATTTGAGCGGGGTATCGGAGATCGAAACCGACCCCGAAGAtagaaggaagaaagaagTGGACGATCTGATTTCCAAGTATtccatcaaaaacattgaacgCACAATTGGCAATCGAGACCCCGCAGAGAGAAGGCGTTCGTCCTTCCATCATCAAATGTCGGCTGACCAGGCCATGGCATTGCCTCCTTCCTCCGGTTCATCTGGCATGGACTACTCCCATCCGGATCGCAACGGTCTTGGTCTCACCCTATCTCGACCTTCCACCGATATCGAACCCCTACCTAGACACGTCCACAATCGTTCATTGGCTAAATCCTCGTCTAGTATCCAACCCTTCACATCGTATACGAGCTCGGTTTATGAGCCCCCGGATCCCACTTCCTCCTACATGATGCCCCACGGGCTCTCTCGATCCAGTTCTGGCATTGGAACCTTCGATTCGGGACTCAGCTCGAGGGGTGCTAGTCGTCGCGAAAAGACCATGTCCTTATTGAGTGCCACGCCCAATACGTTGTATGGGTCTGACTTAGGCTCGCAGACCCCTTCCGTGGTTCCCTCGTCCCTGATGCCGTCGGCGTCTTCGTCCAAAATTGGTTCCCTTCAACGACGCCCAAGTGCCGATTGGTGGAATCCCACATCATCTTCACATTCCATTGGGATGACCACGCCAGAGTGGAACGTCAACCCTACCCAGTTGCCCTGGTCAGCTAGCACTGCAAGCGGAGTAGCTGAGGTTGGTTGAGAACCACTGATGTGAATGAGGCCTTTTTTCTTCGCTCTTGATTACGAACATTTTGGTAATCCTTTCTAGACGCTTCCAGTTGTACCTGACGACGAGGATGGACATCTGGCTTATAAGCTCGGGGATATCATTGACAATAAGCTATCACGGTGTAAGTTGAAAGAGAAAGCCAGCCCTTGTATGGGCGATTGGTTGGTTGATACTtaaatatgaatttgaaatttgtcgGGGATTAGATAAGATCATTGCCACCCTGGGTGAAGGTACCTTTGGCAAAGTCGTCAAAGTCAAAGAGCTCAACACGTATGTATCTGTTTTTGCCTGCCATGCTAACTTTGACGGATGACTTGCCCTAACAAATTGAAGTTGCCGACCAATTGGCCTTTTCGATCTTTAATAACCTTGTGCAATTCAATTGGTTTTGATATTAACAACAACTTCAATTGAATTAATTAACTTTATTTAATTGATGAGAATCTTCTCCCCGCAGGGACAAAGTGGTGGCTCTGAAAATCATTAAGAGCGTGGACAAATACCGTGAGGCCGCCAAACTGGAAATCAATGTTCTGGAAAAGATTCAGGAGGTGGATCCGCTTAACAAGCAGTAAGTCTTGAATCGATTTCAGATGATTCAATCCGTTATTTTGCCTTCAACTCTATCATCTTTCCAGCCTTTGTGGTCGAATGCTTCATTGGTTCAATTATCATGGACACATGTGTCTTGTCTTCGAGTTACTGGGCCTGAGCGTGTTTGACTTCTTGGTAAGTTGACTCATAATTGTACTGAGAGAGATTAAAACAGGTAGGGTTAAGTTGTATTCTAAGGGGTTACCAAAGGTATCTGGTActatacgttttcaaaaacatccatgagcttggTCTTAACCCTGGATTTAGGGCCCATTCTTGTAACCCTACAACGTTAAGAAGCATTTTGCGATTGAATTCAAGCCCCCGAGAATCGAAGAGTTCTCGAATGTAAGAAGCTTCTGATGGCtttatcttctttttttagttctagttgggattacattccgaGGAATGGTTAAAAATTCCACATACAAAATGTCTTCACTGGCCATTCTAACATTTAATTTTTTCGGAGTCAGATGGACCCGTTTGTGAAAGCGAAGTAGTGAATAATAGtagatcgagaaaaaattGCACTAagctacattttttttctcgatccaACGTTCGCCctttttgttggaaaaaaacgACCTCTGTTTTCTCGCTTGGAGTGggaaaagatatttcatttgggatttttgaGAGCGTTACCTGATGATAGCTTACCAAGTGTAAGGATTTTACCTCACCATATTATCCAcatcataaaatcaaaatcttaCTCCCCCCCCCCGGAATGACCGTTGCAACAGATATTTGAATGGTCTAACCAAACCTAATTCGATGTCTGTTCCTATTTTCAGAAAGAAAACAATTACCATCCCTACGCATTGGACCAAGTTCGACACATCACGTATCAATTGTGCTATTCTGTCAAATTTCTCCATGAATGCAAGCTGACCCACACGGACTTGAAGCCTGAAAATATCCTCTTTGTATGCTCGGACTGGGAAGTGACATACAATGCAAAGAAGGTAAGTTATCGCCTCAATTACTGCGAAGGGTAATGTTTTGAATCCTCAGCTTGTCTGTCACCTCCAGTCTCCATGGGAGATAAAGTTCATTTTGACCCGGTTCAATGTTTACGGGTTGTTTCTAGAGTTTGTGGGGAACCAAGAATGGCAAAACAAGGTTGTCGGCCTACTTGGCAGAATGAACTAGCTACATATTTTCAGTTCAGTAAAATCTCTTTACAAGGACACAAAGGCAAGATGTAAACAACGTTGTTTGAGTACAATCAGAGAAGTACGCCAATGTTGATGCGTAATCCTGACACTAGTCCGATATCCGTGTTTATGGTGTAATTaactaaaaaaaggaatataGTTCACTCGTTCATGATTCGCTAACCTCCCAAAGTTAAGTTTCACTTTTAGATTCAAAGATATCTTTGAGCCCTTGTATTTGATACACTCATGAATTTTCAGAGACGTGATGTGCGAAAGGTCAAATCCACCGAAGtcagattgattgattttgggTCGGCCACTTTTGACTGGGAACACCACTCGAAAGTTGTGTCTACCCGACACTATCGAGCTCCAGAAGTGATATTGGGTAAGATCATAATCGTGGCCTCCATCACAGATCCATTCCCATTCGTACCATGAGGTGTCTCATTCTAGAACTTGGATGGGCACAACAATGTGATATCTGGAGCATCGGTTGTATCATGTTTGAACTCTACTTGGGCTTTACTTTGTTCCAAACTCATGACAACAGGGAACACTTGGCCATGATGGAGAGAATTCTCGGCCCTATGCCGGAAAGGTAGGGATGGATTTCCAGTGTACAACcttgagttgttcaaacatgAGGGAGAGTACGTAGCACTACTTCAAGGACTTGTCATGTTCCAGGGTTTCTCGACGATCGCGAACGAAGTACTACTCCAGTGGACAATTACTCTGGGACGATAACACGTCAGCCGGAAAATATGTCAGGGAGAATTGCAAACCTCTTAGGGTGAGTGGAAAAAGTCATGGGATGCTAGATATGCTTTCGAGATGATTTACTAACTTATCATGATTCCTtactttttttgcagaaataTTTGATGGTAGATTCAGAAGATCATCGATTActttttgacctcatttcaaaaatgctcaTCTACGATCCAATGGAAAGGATTACGTTAAGTGAGGCCTTGCAGCATCCATTCTTTCATCAGATTCCTAGCCACTTTCGATTAGACATCTATCGATGAGGCTAAATGAAGAGACCAAAACCTCCCGCTCCtcccttcaaaaaaaaatatttttagtgTAGTACGACGTCCACTACCTGCAATCTCATGGCTTAAAGAATACAGATAGATTATACATACTAGaataaaatcataaaaaaacgTCTGTGCTAGTGTGAATGTGTGTGCATGATACAcagtgatcaattcccagtgcttgaaatatattattttttagcatttgttagaggaaaaaaaacttgttacCACTAGACAGATCAGCCAACAAAGGGATAAGTCTCTTTTGCTTAAATAAATTTGACTCACTCAATGACCTTGCGACTTCCGAAACTTCCTAACCAAAATGCTAATACAGCCCCTCAGGACAGTAAGCAATATGATCTGGAGAAGAAACTTTCACACCAGTTGTTGAAGCGAATCAATGTGGAACAAATTATGGGTATCTGTCAAAGTTCAACAGATAGGGAGGCATTCACTTCAACAAGGGCGAAGGAAGTATTTGAGGCTTTCTTGACTTGTCAAAAagggttttgaaaaatattgataagAAACGAAAAGCGATATCAATATAACAAAgtacgtttttttttattttttacttgcCCGTTTGCCATGTCAAGTCTCTTCAGGGTAAGCGTGGTGACGATTAACAAGGAGTTGATCAAGTAGATAATCAACAATGAAGAAAATTTACTTTCTGACGCAACACATTGATTATTAGCCACACTAACTCCTTGATTAGCGAGGCCCCTTTTGTTATAACTTTTCCTGTTAACTACTTTTTCTAGCTTAAAAATATGTACAGATTTCATGTCATGGATGTCACAAAAAACACAAGAATTTGTCTGACACGATGGAGAAGTAATCTGCAAAGTCACATAGTCAAACGGGGCAAATGCCAAGCATCTGTGGCATATAGTGAGTAAAAAATAGTCTGCATTTGATACAATCCGATTTATTGAGCACTAGCAACATGACTTTCGTgctcattttagcacagtgaCCCAATTGATTAAACAGTGTAATGAAGTAATAGTGGGACTACAGCAGAACGATTTTGCATATGTTATATACTTTGATATGATAATATCATAATGGAAAACTTTTATCAAGGTAGATCATATTCTACTGCTTaattgtttgaacaaaatcGGTATTGGAGGAAATCTGTACATTTGGATTAGATATTTCCTCACCAACTCAAGCCGTTCGAATATGAAGGTGTTTAGGCCTCTCTAGACACGCAGTATCTGGAGTGCTTCAAGGAACTATTCTGGGCCCAATCATGTTCGTATTGTTTCTTCAGTCTACACTCCAGTCTTCAATATGTAActatgctgacgatactaGGTTAGAGTTCGATagaaattcaaggaaccaGACAGACCTACTAAATGGCTTGGGCATTGTATTTTTGCAAATGGGTCGACGCTCAAAGCATGTAACTGAATGGGGATAAGTTTCGAATCATGACTTACGACCAAATTGTGGAAAATAAGTCAATTTACCGGCAA
This Tigriopus californicus strain San Diego chromosome 7, Tcal_SD_v2.1, whole genome shotgun sequence DNA region includes the following protein-coding sequences:
- the LOC131883765 gene encoding uncharacterized protein LOC131883765, producing the protein MSTLTSGRPRQPAYRRSNTSYALLTGASGLDSGLGNHDFGNRYPSSASSSNVVASNPRASGNYDYLGNSGGLERSTSNASIPPWSDADMCYKPRQPKYSYFVGKYPSDAKTRYSTYQPPASQYGDWYAGKNDYTPSTTSSHVPTSSSTSLYPENRDYGLDSMTNSYRHPSASASAYSSAIKKSKSYSFIDKLQKQPHHRSQLYNPDDTPSYGHLSGVSEIETDPEDRRKKEVDDLISKYSIKNIERTIGNRDPAERRRSSFHHQMSADQAMALPPSSGSSGMDYSHPDRNGLGLTLSRPSTDIEPLPRHVHNRSLAKSSSSIQPFTSYTSSVYEPPDPTSSYMMPHGLSRSSSGIGTFDSGLSSRGASRREKTMSLLSATPNTLYGSDLGSQTPSVVPSSLMPSASSSKIGSLQRRPSADWWNPTSSSHSIGMTTPEWNVNPTQLPWSASTASGVAETLPVVPDDEDGHLAYKLGDIIDNKLSRYKIIATLGEGTFGKVVKVKELNTDKVVALKIIKSVDKYREAAKLEINVLEKIQEVDPLNKHLCGRMLHWFNYHGHMCLVFELLGLSVFDFLKENNYHPYALDQVRHITYQLCYSVKFLHECKLTHTDLKPENILFVCSDWEVTYNAKKRRDVRKVKSTEVRLIDFGSATFDWEHHSKVVSTRHYRAPEVILELGWAQQCDIWSIGCIMFELYLGFTLFQTHDNREHLAMMERILGPMPERVSRRSRTKYYSSGQLLWDDNTSAGKYVRENCKPLRKYLMVDSEDHRLLFDLISKMLIYDPMERITLSEALQHPFFHQIPSHFRLDIYR